One Paenibacillus sp. FSL W8-0186 genomic window carries:
- a CDS encoding TIGR02206 family membrane protein, with protein MKERKMLMDVTAFFRVEDAPDFGLYSTSHLAVIGLLLLLIAALFAGRRHIGSSVLARKAIRYGLLGILLLSEIALNLWYVLEGQWDIKNTLPLELCSVSLLLSMVMLLTGNRLLYQILFFAGIGGALQAWLTPSLDFGYPHFRFFQFFIAHGAIILASLYMTWIERYRPTWRSIAWAMLFLNVLALAVGALNYAIGAKYMFLRNKPSTPSILDLFGPYPYYLLAEELIALTMFIMMYGLFFWLPDLRRKAGRQPASRELTR; from the coding sequence ATGAAAGAAAGGAAAATGCTGATGGACGTGACCGCTTTTTTTCGGGTAGAGGATGCTCCCGATTTCGGGTTGTATTCGACTTCCCATCTCGCAGTAATAGGGTTATTGCTATTGCTGATAGCAGCACTCTTTGCAGGGAGAAGGCATATTGGTTCCAGCGTGTTGGCTAGGAAGGCCATTCGCTATGGCTTGCTTGGCATACTGCTGCTATCTGAGATTGCCCTGAACTTATGGTATGTGCTTGAGGGACAGTGGGATATTAAGAATACCCTTCCGCTGGAGCTGTGCAGTGTGTCCCTGCTGCTGTCAATGGTAATGCTGCTGACGGGAAATCGGCTGCTGTACCAGATCCTGTTTTTCGCCGGAATCGGCGGGGCGCTGCAGGCATGGCTGACGCCAAGCTTGGACTTTGGGTATCCGCATTTTCGTTTTTTTCAATTTTTTATCGCGCACGGGGCAATCATTCTCGCTTCGCTCTATATGACCTGGATCGAACGCTATCGCCCGACATGGAGGTCCATTGCCTGGGCGATGCTGTTCCTGAATGTGCTCGCTTTGGCCGTCGGTGCGCTAAACTATGCGATCGGTGCTAAGTATATGTTCTTACGAAACAAGCCGAGCACGCCATCCATACTGGATCTGTTCGGGCCATATCCTTATTATTTGCTAGCCGAAGAGTTGATCGCGCTTACGATGTTTATAATGATGTACGGACTGTTCTTCTGGCTCCCTGACCTGAGGAGAAAAGCAGGAAGACAGCCGGCGAGTAGAGAGCTTACAAGATAG